In one Corallococcus sp. EGB genomic region, the following are encoded:
- a CDS encoding acetamidase/formamidase family protein, with protein sequence MIRSLAVLLCCLPAGALAASESWLVTTDLWGNPAYQFLTLERDGKHLTGVLDGDALKGERSGNAVHFVVTDSRQQTYVFDGKVSGDMLRGTADYPDSNNPKARVSHSFSARLLPARPEGPPRVHDFTPASWSNEFTAHRAPVLTVWPGDTVRTSTLDSGGMDSKGVTRALFGNPQTGPFFIATANPGDTLAIRIRRLKLNRSFADSLDSIVGRALTTGLAAKATELGKPVRWKLDPERGVATPENPTERLKAFTVPLRPMLGGLAVAPGFGAAPLSTGDTGRYGGNMDFNEVVEGNTVYLPVAQPGALLYLGDAHAAQGDGETSQYALETSMDVEFTVDVLHGKPPPATPRVESPTHLMTLGQGGSLDDALRSATQGMTQWLEQDYGLTLSESAQVLGSSVQYSVANLAGRSVGIAAKLDKARLQALRPAVK encoded by the coding sequence ATGATCCGTTCCCTTGCCGTCCTCCTCTGCTGTCTGCCTGCTGGCGCGCTCGCGGCCTCTGAGTCCTGGCTCGTGACGACCGACCTGTGGGGCAATCCCGCCTACCAGTTCCTCACGCTGGAGCGTGACGGGAAGCACCTCACGGGCGTGCTGGATGGAGACGCGCTGAAGGGGGAGCGCTCGGGCAACGCCGTCCACTTCGTTGTCACGGACTCGCGCCAGCAGACCTATGTCTTCGACGGCAAGGTGAGCGGTGACATGCTGCGCGGCACCGCGGACTATCCCGACAGCAACAACCCGAAGGCGCGGGTGTCCCACTCCTTCTCGGCCCGGTTGCTCCCCGCTCGCCCCGAGGGCCCTCCGCGCGTGCATGACTTCACGCCCGCGTCCTGGTCCAACGAGTTCACCGCGCACCGCGCGCCGGTGCTGACCGTGTGGCCGGGCGACACCGTGCGGACCTCGACGCTCGATTCCGGCGGCATGGACTCGAAGGGCGTCACCCGCGCCCTCTTCGGCAACCCTCAGACCGGGCCCTTCTTCATCGCCACCGCGAACCCCGGCGACACGCTGGCCATCCGCATCCGCCGCCTGAAGCTGAACCGCTCGTTCGCGGACAGCCTGGACAGCATCGTGGGCCGCGCCCTCACGACAGGCCTCGCCGCGAAGGCGACGGAGCTGGGCAAGCCCGTGCGCTGGAAGCTCGACCCCGAGCGCGGCGTCGCGACGCCGGAGAACCCGACGGAACGCCTGAAGGCCTTCACCGTACCGCTGCGGCCCATGCTGGGCGGTCTCGCCGTGGCGCCCGGCTTCGGCGCCGCGCCCCTGTCCACCGGCGACACCGGCCGCTACGGCGGCAACATGGACTTCAACGAGGTCGTGGAGGGCAACACCGTCTACCTGCCCGTGGCGCAGCCTGGCGCGCTCCTGTACCTGGGCGATGCGCACGCCGCGCAGGGCGACGGCGAGACGTCCCAGTACGCGCTGGAGACCTCCATGGACGTCGAGTTCACCGTGGACGTCCTGCACGGAAAGCCGCCTCCGGCCACGCCTCGTGTGGAGTCGCCCACGCACCTGATGACGCTGGGTCAGGGCGGTTCGCTGGATGACGCCCTGCGCTCCGCGACGCAGGGCATGACGCAGTGGCTGGAGCAGGACTACGGACTCACGCTGTCGGAGAGCGCGCAGGTGCTGGGCAGCTCCGTGCAGTACAGCGTCGCGAACCTCGCGGGGCGCAGCGTGGGCATCGCCGCGAAGCTGGACAAGGCGCGGCTCCAGGCCCTCCGCCCTGCCGTGAAGTGA
- a CDS encoding serine hydrolase, whose protein sequence is MPQRAPSLSQTRLADVTASLRGHVERGELPGVVALIARGATVHVDALGMQGLTASDAPMRRDSLFRLASMAKPITAVATLRLVEDGRLPLDGAVDPWLPELANRRVLRTPDGPLDDTVPARRAITVRDLLTLRWGLGAVMAKPGTHPLQRAMAEAHVSPGFHVLTAPPDEFMRRLGTLPLRYQPGERWAYHTGYEVLGVLVARASGMRFDDFLRERLFAPLGMKDTAFTVPAEKLDRLTTACSRDPATGRLEAWDTPADSFWSRPPAFPSGGGQGGLVSTADDLLAFCRMLLSGGRHGNTHLLSSASVREMLTDQISEEQKLRSPFFPGFWDASGWGFGGAVCTKPDGISPTAGRYGWAGGYGPTFFIDPRQDLTALLLIQRNAQGPEDGALALEFSKGAYQTLEN, encoded by the coding sequence CCAGCGCGCCCCCTCGCTTTCCCAGACGCGGCTTGCTGACGTGACCGCCTCCCTGCGCGGCCATGTCGAGCGCGGTGAGCTGCCCGGCGTCGTCGCACTGATTGCCCGAGGCGCCACCGTGCACGTCGACGCGCTGGGCATGCAGGGCCTTACGGCTTCCGATGCGCCCATGCGGCGCGACAGCCTCTTCCGGCTTGCGTCCATGGCCAAGCCCATCACGGCGGTGGCCACGTTGAGGCTCGTGGAGGACGGGAGGCTTCCGCTCGACGGTGCCGTGGATCCATGGCTGCCGGAGCTGGCGAACCGCCGCGTCCTGCGCACGCCCGATGGGCCGCTCGACGACACCGTCCCCGCGAGGCGGGCCATCACGGTGCGCGACCTGCTCACGCTGCGTTGGGGATTGGGTGCGGTGATGGCGAAGCCCGGCACGCATCCCCTCCAGCGCGCCATGGCCGAGGCCCATGTGTCGCCCGGCTTCCACGTGCTCACGGCTCCGCCCGACGAATTCATGCGGCGGCTGGGCACGCTGCCGCTCCGCTACCAGCCCGGGGAGCGGTGGGCCTACCACACCGGCTACGAGGTCCTCGGCGTGCTGGTGGCGAGGGCCTCGGGCATGCGCTTCGACGACTTCCTGCGCGAGCGGCTCTTCGCTCCATTGGGCATGAAGGACACGGCGTTCACCGTGCCCGCGGAGAAGCTCGACCGGCTCACGACGGCCTGCTCGCGCGACCCTGCCACGGGAAGGCTGGAGGCGTGGGACACGCCGGCGGACAGCTTCTGGTCGCGGCCTCCCGCGTTTCCTTCAGGAGGTGGCCAGGGCGGGCTGGTGTCCACGGCCGATGACCTCCTCGCCTTCTGCCGGATGCTGCTCAGCGGAGGAAGGCATGGGAACACCCACCTGCTGTCCTCCGCGAGCGTCCGGGAGATGCTGACGGATCAGATTTCGGAGGAGCAGAAACTCCGCTCGCCCTTCTTCCCCGGCTTCTGGGATGCGTCCGGGTGGGGCTTCGGAGGGGCCGTGTGCACGAAGCCGGATGGCATCTCCCCCACCGCGGGGCGCTACGGCTGGGCCGGCGGCTACGGCCCGACGTTCTTCATTGATCCGCGCCAGGACCTGACGGCCCTCCTGTTGATCCAGCGAAACGCACAGGGCCCCGAAGACGGGGCCCTGGCCTTGGAGTTCTCCAAAGGCGCGTACCAAACGCTGGAGAACTGA
- a CDS encoding SRPBCC family protein, which translates to MATKLAVAALVLVVALGAFVATRPDRFRIERNAHVGAPPATVYALINDLHRFNTWNPFRSEPVPGMTESFDGPNEGPGASFTCAGGESGDGRMTITESQPGARVVLKLEFFKPFEATNQATFTLTPENGGTRVSWAMEGENTLMGKAMSLVVNMDTMLGKEFERGLANLDAAARGAAPASSASAQAEAATPAPAL; encoded by the coding sequence ATGGCCACCAAGCTCGCAGTCGCCGCCCTCGTCCTCGTCGTCGCCCTGGGCGCCTTCGTCGCCACCCGCCCGGACCGCTTCCGCATCGAGCGCAACGCGCACGTCGGTGCGCCCCCGGCCACCGTCTACGCGCTGATCAACGACCTGCACCGGTTCAATACGTGGAACCCGTTCCGCTCCGAGCCCGTGCCCGGCATGACCGAGTCCTTCGACGGACCCAACGAAGGTCCGGGCGCCAGCTTCACCTGCGCCGGCGGTGAGTCCGGGGACGGCCGCATGACCATCACGGAGAGCCAGCCCGGCGCTCGCGTCGTCCTCAAGCTGGAGTTCTTCAAGCCCTTCGAAGCCACGAACCAGGCCACCTTCACGCTCACTCCGGAGAATGGCGGCACCCGCGTGAGCTGGGCGATGGAGGGCGAGAACACCCTGATGGGCAAGGCGATGTCGCTCGTCGTGAACATGGACACGATGCTCGGCAAGGAGTTCGAGCGGGGCCTCGCGAACCTGGACGCCGCCGCGCGTGGCGCCGCCCCGGCTTCCTCCGCGAGCGCCCAGGCCGAAGCGGCCACGCCCGCCCCGGCGCTCTGA